A window of the Acidimicrobiales bacterium genome harbors these coding sequences:
- a CDS encoding ParA family protein → MSFAHPADEFDAQSDAPVIRPITVAVANAKGGVGKTSIVANVCGRLAVEGLRVLAIDLDPQGNLAHDLGYLDRTDRGRHLLGVLHGTSDPMTLTDVRPGLDVWCGGPRLAQSVGALIPQTANPLEAALGRVADRYDVVLLDCPPSLGPLIDAALLTADELIVPIRADHASLHGLEMIGDKFREVRQANPGLELLGVTIFDVSRGATALAAEVAQAIRHGFGGENLRILPAIRRSERAAFEMRATGRLAHEYAADHASSVPAGNLADDYEALTHQVIGVLQAKGRLSSR, encoded by the coding sequence ATGTCATTCGCCCACCCTGCTGATGAGTTCGACGCTCAATCTGACGCCCCCGTGATCCGCCCGATCACGGTTGCTGTCGCGAACGCGAAGGGTGGTGTCGGCAAGACCAGCATCGTGGCCAACGTCTGCGGTCGACTCGCAGTGGAGGGACTCCGCGTCCTGGCGATCGACCTCGATCCTCAAGGCAACCTGGCCCACGATCTCGGCTATCTCGACCGCACCGATCGTGGCCGTCACCTCCTCGGTGTGCTGCACGGCACCTCGGACCCGATGACCCTGACCGACGTTCGCCCTGGCCTCGACGTGTGGTGTGGCGGACCACGGCTGGCCCAATCCGTCGGCGCCCTGATCCCGCAGACGGCCAATCCGCTCGAGGCAGCGCTCGGTCGGGTTGCCGATCGGTACGACGTGGTGCTGCTCGATTGCCCGCCGTCGCTCGGCCCGCTGATCGACGCAGCGTTGCTCACCGCCGATGAGCTCATCGTTCCCATTCGGGCTGACCACGCCTCCCTGCACGGCCTGGAGATGATCGGCGACAAGTTCCGCGAGGTCCGTCAGGCCAATCCCGGACTCGAGCTCCTCGGGGTCACCATCTTCGATGTTTCTCGTGGCGCCACAGCACTCGCCGCCGAGGTCGCACAGGCCATCCGTCACGGCTTTGGCGGTGAGAACCTGCGGATCCTTCCCGCGATCCGGCGCTCCGAGCGCGCTGCGTTCGAGATGCGGGCCACCGGTCGCCTTGCCCATGAGTACGCCGCCGATCACGCCAGCTCGGTACCTGCCGGCAATCTGGCCGATGACTACGAAGCCTTGACCCACCAAGTCATCGGCGTGCTGCAGGCGAAGGGGCGTTTGAGCAGCCGCTGA
- a CDS encoding MFS transporter: MNQRSLEPRDQRALLATAGQFFVNGAMTASFLARAPQIRDRIDVTVAGFGLLLTTVGVLGLVGSLVAGRVIDRASTRRVLQVGAVVMVLSLPVIGAARHPAVFLAGMFAYAFIDVMVDISMNLQGSWISARRHTPVMNRLHGLWSLGMFAGGLGAVAANAAGLDPFAHLLIVAVVMAGVLSVVTQNLLPTDEEGHADAEPAPATPSTTPRRAPVVLLVVAGMFAVVAEVTGGDWATFRMTDDFGAAAAVGSFAFVAYTVGMTLMRFVGDWLQLRLGREGLHRLSLTLATAGFIVAALIPQRAISIIGFVLVGVGVATFMPKLYDDAARLPGRRGAGLGAMTAGMRLAYLAAPVAVGWLAGTSRLGVGDAIAIATLPAMAALAFATEANRRVLGGYPRRS, encoded by the coding sequence ATGAATCAGCGCTCGCTGGAGCCACGCGACCAGCGGGCACTGCTCGCGACGGCAGGCCAGTTCTTCGTGAACGGGGCCATGACGGCGTCATTCTTGGCGCGAGCGCCGCAGATCCGCGATCGGATCGACGTCACCGTCGCCGGCTTCGGACTGCTGCTGACGACCGTCGGTGTCCTGGGGCTCGTCGGTAGTCTCGTCGCCGGCCGGGTCATCGACCGAGCCTCGACCCGGCGTGTGCTCCAGGTCGGGGCTGTCGTCATGGTGCTCAGCCTCCCGGTGATCGGCGCAGCGCGGCACCCGGCAGTGTTCCTGGCCGGCATGTTCGCCTATGCCTTCATCGACGTGATGGTCGACATCTCGATGAACCTCCAGGGTTCGTGGATCAGCGCCCGCCGCCACACGCCCGTGATGAACCGGCTCCATGGCCTGTGGAGTCTCGGCATGTTCGCCGGCGGACTCGGTGCCGTCGCTGCGAACGCCGCCGGCCTCGACCCCTTCGCCCACCTCCTCATCGTTGCCGTGGTCATGGCCGGTGTGCTGAGCGTCGTCACACAGAACCTGTTGCCCACCGACGAGGAAGGCCACGCCGACGCCGAACCGGCACCGGCGACACCGTCGACCACACCGCGGCGCGCTCCCGTCGTGCTGCTGGTGGTGGCCGGCATGTTTGCGGTCGTGGCCGAGGTCACCGGCGGCGACTGGGCAACGTTCCGGATGACCGACGACTTCGGGGCGGCGGCCGCGGTTGGCAGCTTCGCTTTCGTGGCCTACACCGTCGGCATGACGCTCATGCGGTTCGTCGGCGACTGGCTTCAGCTCCGACTCGGCCGGGAAGGCCTGCACCGGCTGAGCCTCACCCTCGCCACCGCCGGGTTCATCGTGGCGGCGCTCATCCCCCAGCGCGCCATTTCGATCATCGGTTTCGTGCTGGTCGGGGTCGGGGTGGCGACCTTCATGCCCAAGCTCTACGACGACGCCGCTCGCCTCCCCGGTCGGCGGGGAGCCGGGCTCGGTGCCATGACCGCCGGCATGCGACTCGCCTACCTTGCCGCGCCCGTCGCCGTGGGGTGGCTCGCAGGCACGAGCCGTCTGGGTGTCGGCGACGCCATCGCCATCGCCACCCTCCCGGCCATGGCCGCACTCGCCTTCGCCACCGAAGCCAACCGGCGCGTGTTGGGTGGCTACCCTCGGCGATCATGA
- the modA gene encoding molybdate ABC transporter substrate-binding protein — protein MWKRAVVVVIALAAASGMAACSGSPSSTGSSGSKPDGTDAGGTVLVFAAASLTDAFAEIETTFESAHPGVDVRLSIAGSSALREQILGGAPADVFASANESTMQAVVDAGEVDGRPEVFAHNELQIAVPEGNPAGVRSLDDFARPELLLGLCAEGVPCGDFALEALASAGFEPSVDTYEPDVRALLAKIEAGELDAGVVYRTDVIASAGAVEGVDIPAEHNVIAGYPIAPLVGAPNPEGAAAFIAFVLSPEGQSLLASYGFTTA, from the coding sequence ATGTGGAAGCGGGCGGTCGTCGTCGTGATCGCCCTGGCCGCAGCATCGGGAATGGCAGCGTGCAGCGGGAGCCCGTCCTCGACGGGATCGTCCGGATCGAAGCCAGATGGCACCGATGCCGGTGGCACCGTGCTCGTCTTCGCTGCTGCATCCTTGACCGACGCCTTCGCCGAGATCGAGACGACCTTCGAGTCGGCGCATCCGGGAGTTGACGTGCGGCTCAGTATTGCCGGTAGCTCTGCACTGCGGGAGCAGATCCTCGGTGGCGCTCCCGCCGACGTCTTTGCGTCGGCCAACGAGTCCACGATGCAGGCCGTGGTCGACGCGGGCGAGGTCGATGGACGACCGGAGGTCTTCGCCCACAACGAGTTGCAGATCGCGGTGCCGGAGGGGAACCCGGCCGGTGTGCGCTCCCTGGACGACTTCGCCCGCCCCGAGCTCCTGCTCGGCCTGTGTGCCGAGGGCGTGCCTTGCGGTGACTTCGCCCTCGAGGCGTTGGCGTCCGCCGGCTTCGAACCGTCGGTCGACACCTATGAACCCGATGTGCGGGCCCTGCTCGCCAAGATCGAGGCCGGTGAGCTCGATGCCGGTGTGGTGTATCGAACCGATGTGATTGCCTCGGCTGGTGCGGTCGAGGGCGTCGACATTCCGGCGGAGCACAATGTCATCGCCGGCTATCCGATCGCGCCGCTGGTCGGCGCACCGAATCCTGAAGGCGCCGCTGCCTTCATTGCCTTCGTGCTCTCCCCGGAGGGGCAGTCGCTGCTGGCGTCCTACGGCTTCACGACCGCATAG
- a CDS encoding fatty acid desaturase, producing MTDLQSAPTPSHDEIVAKITGGMVPPVEPFTGSERLRPDGRPKPELRSELRQIADLRNAVSIIGAFGAPVALVALVAAIGSWWAVVPAIVVMASLQNRIAILHHEGAHRLLFSNRRINDLIGVNLCGWAVFGNGTHSYRRGHGNHHRDEFGPKEPDLVLYAFYPISRESMLRKLRRDATGVSAYRRHRGDITGIFKPGRRVKSARFLAGVAVIFAAFALAGVPWLWVWLWLVPYVFVVQVLNRLRSVAEHGGLTRSADRRLTTHHVRQSLIARFMFVPIGVGYHLAHHVDSGIPFRNLPRFQRILEEDGYITSDLTWPTYRALWKAQAAG from the coding sequence GTGACCGACCTGCAGTCTGCGCCAACGCCCTCTCACGACGAGATCGTCGCCAAGATCACCGGCGGCATGGTGCCCCCCGTCGAGCCCTTCACCGGCAGCGAGCGGCTCCGTCCCGACGGGCGCCCCAAACCCGAGCTGCGCTCCGAGCTCCGCCAGATCGCCGATCTTCGCAACGCAGTCAGCATCATCGGCGCCTTCGGCGCACCGGTGGCGTTGGTGGCGCTGGTCGCCGCCATCGGTTCGTGGTGGGCGGTCGTGCCGGCCATCGTGGTCATGGCGTCGCTGCAGAACCGGATCGCCATCCTCCACCACGAAGGGGCACACCGCCTCCTGTTCTCGAACCGCCGCATCAACGACCTGATCGGGGTCAACCTCTGCGGGTGGGCCGTGTTCGGCAACGGGACGCATTCCTATCGTCGAGGCCACGGCAACCACCACCGAGACGAGTTCGGCCCGAAGGAACCCGACCTGGTGCTCTACGCCTTCTACCCGATCAGCCGGGAGTCGATGCTGCGGAAGCTGCGGCGGGACGCGACCGGTGTGTCGGCCTACCGTCGCCACCGGGGCGACATCACCGGCATCTTCAAGCCGGGCCGTCGGGTCAAGTCCGCTCGTTTCCTCGCCGGCGTCGCCGTCATCTTCGCCGCCTTCGCCCTTGCGGGCGTCCCCTGGCTGTGGGTCTGGTTGTGGCTGGTGCCCTACGTGTTCGTGGTGCAGGTCCTCAACCGGTTGCGGTCGGTCGCCGAGCACGGCGGACTGACCCGTTCGGCCGACCGGCGACTCACCACTCACCATGTCCGCCAGAGCCTGATCGCCCGCTTCATGTTCGTGCCGATCGGGGTGGGCTACCACCTCGCCCATCACGTCGATTCCGGCATCCCGTTCCGGAACCTGCCCCGGTTCCAGCGGATCCTCGAAGAGGACGGCTACATCACGTCCGACCTCACCTGGCCGACCTACCGAGCACTCTGGAAGGCTCAAGCGGCAGGTTGA